Below is a genomic region from Hyalangium gracile.
GCCCGGCACGTCGATGCGCGCCCACGCGAAGTCCCGGTTGCTCACCTGCGTGTCGTCCCACTCGCCTGCGGCGATGATCGGCCAGCGGCTGATGACGCCGTTGGGGATCTGCGCCCCGGCCTCCCGGTAATACGAGAAAGTCGTACCAAAGGCGTTGTTGACGAAAGTCCGGATGGCCGTCGCCGAGTTGTCGCCGTAGTTGAACTCCTGGATCATCACCACGTCCGGCTTCGTGCCCTTGAAGATGCGGATGCCCTCGCCCGGGTCATAGCTCTGCAGGTTGCCGCTGGTGGTGTTGGCCGCCATGAGGCGCACCGGCGTGCTCACCGCGAACTGCTGGGTCTCCAGGGTGTCACTCTCCACCCCGTCCACTTCGGCGCCGCCGCACGCCGCGAGCACCAGGGAGAGCACAGCCGCCAGGAATCGACGGTCCAGCCGCGTGGGCCTCGAGGAGGTTTCAGTCTTTCTCACGATGTATTGGGTCCTGCCCCGAAGCGGAGCGATGAGGGTTTCACAGCTAGACCTGTCTGCGAGCGAGGCGAGCACTCCTGCTCCGCCCCTTGTCCTTATCGCCCTGCGTCGAGCGCACGTTGCGTGACGCCCGGGTGAATTGCTCCCACACCCAATGCAGTCACATGGGACCCCGCCCCCGGAATCCGCCGAGAAGTGAACGCAAGGTTTGCGCAAGGTTTTCGTGTTCTTACGGGTTCACGCAGTTTCTGCGCGTCCAGGAAAGCCCTTTCGGGAAGGTGTCGCGTGGCACCGGCATTGCTGAGGGTTGGGGTACACCCCCCTCCGTATTCACATCCATGAGCACGCCCCCCGTCTCCACCCACCCCCCCTCTGATCTGCGCCTGGTTCCCGTCGAGTTTGCCCCCGAGACGTTCTGGGTCGGCAAGAGAGATCCCGGCAACATCTTCTACGCCAACCCCTACCTGCGCCGCTTCCGCGGCGTGGATCCGAAGACGCAGAAGCAGAGCGAGTTCAACCTGCTGATCGATCCCGGCTCGAGCAGCGACTTCTCCACCATCCACACGAAGGTGACGTCGCTGATCGGCGGACTGGAGCGCCTGTCCGCGCTCTTCATCAACCACCAGGATCCGGACGTGGGCTCGTCCGCGTCGATCATCTCCGCGCGCTACGCTCCGCGCGCCGGCATCGTCTGCTCGGAGGACACGTGGCGGCTCATCGTCCACATGAACCTGCCGCGCAACCGCTTCATCGCCACGGAGAAGTTCGCCCAGGGCCTGAACGTGCCCACCGGCCACCGGCTGATCCCGGTGCCCACGCCCTTCTGCCACTTCCGCGGCGCGGTGATGCTCTATGATCCGCAGACGCGCGTGCTCTTCTCCGGCGACCTGTTCGGCGGCCTCACCGACGCCAACGCCCAGGGCCTGTGGGCCGAGGAGTCCGACTGGAAGGGCATCCGGGCCTTCCATCAGATCTACATGCCGGTGAACGCTGCGCTGGCGCGCGCGGTGGCCACCATCCGCAAGCTCCAGCCCGCGGTGGAGATCATCGCGCCGCAGCACGGGCGCATCGTCCGCGGAGCGCTCGTCTCGCAGTTCCTGGAGCGCATGGAGCGGCTGCAGGTGGGCCTGGACATCATGGACGAGGCCCAGGACCGCACGCACCTGCAGGCGTGGAACTCGGTGGTGGATCGGGTGCTGACGCTGGCGCGCGGCTACCTGGGCACCTCCGTGGAGACCAAGCTCGCCACCAGCCCGGAGCTGTCGGACACCGCCGCCTTCGA
It encodes:
- a CDS encoding oxygen-binding di-iron domain-containing protein, whose product is MSTPPVSTHPPSDLRLVPVEFAPETFWVGKRDPGNIFYANPYLRRFRGVDPKTQKQSEFNLLIDPGSSSDFSTIHTKVTSLIGGLERLSALFINHQDPDVGSSASIISARYAPRAGIVCSEDTWRLIVHMNLPRNRFIATEKFAQGLNVPTGHRLIPVPTPFCHFRGAVMLYDPQTRVLFSGDLFGGLTDANAQGLWAEESDWKGIRAFHQIYMPVNAALARAVATIRKLQPAVEIIAPQHGRIVRGALVSQFLERMERLQVGLDIMDEAQDRTHLQAWNSVVDRVLTLARGYLGTSVETKLATSPELSDTAAFDGKRLTVNRMGKWTLEHVVDLLCQGEPPEIAGPILVEATSAAAEYNLPTPHLDIEGNAAPAHVSLLTS